Proteins from a genomic interval of Planctomycetota bacterium:
- a CDS encoding protein kinase gives MTQDQLRIHDFKSYDEFLIWWTSPEVAGFRQKYPDKIAPIKAHRWVQPWLNRLEESEQVDREQPSGKTFGKYLIEKKLGQGGMGAVYLAHDPALNRKVALKIMLLKGPDATERFMREARASAKLKHPNIIQVHEIGIEGKYHYFTMEYIAGVSLDKLISQKDNHLTPQRIAEIISTIASALHYAHTQGIIHRDIKPANILIDKLGRPYLTDFGLAKEIGGTEKSLTLTGTIMGTADYMSPEQAQGEKEKINALSDIFSLGATLYHTLTGHTPFRGRELYQILESVVRKDPIPPSRLTRHLTRDMETICLKCLEKEQPRRYQSAQELADDLTRYLKGEPISARHIGFITWGFRKARQNKIISFSLAGFLLALIAISTAWRINNASTKKEMTTQRAKQQTMETRAKAMKMLEGADAHAVAILPEKKIASAEAALKIDPTLGYAYQVLGLAYMAQEKPDEAVKSLNRAVELDPGLHESYYWRAMIKSATPNADDKDLLSDYDKAIGLFPENANYFADRAKIHYKLKESDQAIDDLTRAIELDIKYTELVKADPNDLSKSLSIMKFRTKPFMMIYYGRALAFAQKGDWERAIKDGEKELEPYKTMPQNPKAIIISRSVEEWKQQLNK, from the coding sequence ATGACTCAAGACCAGTTAAGAATCCACGACTTCAAATCATACGATGAATTCCTCATCTGGTGGACCAGCCCGGAAGTCGCCGGATTCCGACAAAAATATCCTGATAAAATAGCCCCGATTAAAGCGCATCGCTGGGTCCAGCCCTGGCTAAACCGCCTGGAAGAATCTGAGCAGGTTGACCGGGAACAACCATCCGGCAAGACCTTCGGCAAATATCTCATAGAGAAGAAATTAGGCCAGGGCGGCATGGGCGCGGTTTATCTGGCGCACGACCCGGCCCTTAACCGCAAGGTCGCCCTGAAAATCATGCTTTTAAAGGGCCCGGACGCCACCGAGCGTTTTATGCGCGAGGCGCGCGCCTCGGCTAAATTAAAACACCCAAATATCATCCAGGTGCATGAAATCGGCATTGAGGGCAAATATCATTACTTTACCATGGAATATATCGCCGGCGTTTCGCTGGACAAACTCATCAGCCAAAAAGACAATCATCTGACGCCCCAGCGCATCGCCGAGATTATCTCTACGATTGCTTCAGCCCTTCATTATGCCCACACCCAGGGCATAATCCACCGTGACATCAAACCGGCCAATATCCTGATAGACAAACTAGGCCGGCCCTACCTGACCGATTTCGGGCTGGCCAAAGAAATCGGCGGCACCGAAAAATCATTAACCCTGACCGGAACCATTATGGGCACGGCCGACTACATGTCGCCGGAACAGGCCCAGGGCGAAAAGGAAAAAATAAACGCCCTCAGCGACATCTTCTCACTGGGCGCCACGTTATACCATACGCTCACCGGGCACACCCCGTTCCGGGGCCGGGAATTATACCAGATACTGGAAAGCGTGGTCCGCAAAGACCCGATTCCACCCAGCCGGCTGACCCGCCATCTGACCCGGGATATGGAAACCATCTGCCTGAAATGCCTGGAAAAGGAACAACCCCGCCGTTATCAATCGGCCCAGGAACTGGCCGATGACTTGACGCGTTATCTCAAAGGCGAACCCATCTCAGCCCGGCATATCGGATTTATCACCTGGGGTTTCCGCAAGGCGCGCCAGAATAAAATCATCAGTTTTTCCCTGGCCGGATTTTTGCTGGCCCTCATCGCCATATCTACGGCCTGGCGCATAAATAACGCTTCCACCAAGAAAGAAATGACAACTCAGCGGGCAAAGCAACAAACAATGGAAACGCGGGCAAAAGCCATGAAGATGCTGGAAGGCGCTGATGCCCACGCCGTAGCGATTTTACCGGAGAAAAAAATAGCGTCCGCCGAAGCGGCGCTCAAAATAGACCCGACTCTGGGATACGCCTATCAGGTCCTCGGATTAGCCTATATGGCACAAGAGAAACCAGACGAAGCGGTCAAGTCGCTTAACCGGGCCGTGGAATTAGACCCCGGCCTGCACGAATCCTATTACTGGCGGGCTATGATTAAATCGGCCACCCCGAACGCGGATGATAAAGACCTACTCTCCGACTATGACAAAGCCATAGGACTTTTCCCTGAAAACGCCAACTACTTTGCCGACCGCGCTAAAATCCATTACAAATTAAAGGAATCCGACCAGGCGATTGATGACCTGACCCGGGCTATAGAACTGGACATAAAATACACTGAACTGGTTAAGGCCGACCCAAATGACTTGTCTAAAAGTTTGTCCATAATGAAATTCCGGACCAAACCATTTATGATGATTTATTACGGCCGGGCGCTGGCCTTTGCCCAAAAAGGCGATTGGGAGCGCGCCATCAAGGACGGGGAAAAAGAGTTAGAGCCGTATAAAACGATGCCGCAGAACCCGAAAGCGATAATAATCAGCCGGTCGGTTGAAGAATGGAAACAACAACTTAATAAGTAA
- a CDS encoding HEAT repeat domain-containing protein, whose translation MNRTIIISLGIACALVSAAGIMWYNNPKELDIDNILNSCKSTSDVRELLNHKDPRVIHRAIVILSKSLKDKESIHKIRELLNDREVNAEAINALVNLNDNESIPKIREFLNNKDAYLLIQAIYALGELKDTASIPEIIKLLKQKPHGLIELEDIIVVNYAEVRETAEEALKKLGVPEAEIERAKSK comes from the coding sequence ATGAATCGCACCATCATTATTAGCCTGGGCATCGCCTGCGCCCTCGTTTCCGCCGCCGGGATTATGTGGTATAACAATCCTAAAGAACTAGATATTGATAATATACTTAATTCCTGCAAATCCACCTCTGATGTACGAGAACTACTCAACCATAAAGACCCTCGTGTTATTCACCGCGCTATTGTCATTCTTAGCAAATCACTGAAAGATAAGGAATCTATCCATAAAATACGAGAACTCCTTAATGACCGAGAAGTAAATGCTGAAGCCATTAATGCTCTCGTAAACTTAAATGACAATGAATCTATCCCTAAAATAAGAGAGTTTCTTAACAATAAAGACGCATATCTGCTTATTCAGGCAATATATGCGCTTGGTGAATTAAAAGACACGGCATCTATCCCAGAAATAATCAAGCTGCTTAAACAAAAACCCCATGGCCTAATTGAATTAGAGGATATTATAGTCGTAAACTATGCCGAAGTGCGCGAAACCGCCGAAGAGGCATTAAAGAAACTCGGCGTGCCGGAAGCGGAGATTGAACGAGCTAAGAGCAAGTAG